In Pleurodeles waltl isolate 20211129_DDA chromosome 5, aPleWal1.hap1.20221129, whole genome shotgun sequence, one genomic interval encodes:
- the LOC138297187 gene encoding olfactory receptor 5AR1-like yields the protein MEKWNRSSVTEFVLLGLTADPNLQTTFFVLFLVMYIVTLIGNMILITACITEPKLHTPMYFFLVNLSFLDVCYSSVIVPNMLAQFFLVKKTMSFSRCAAQMYFFFLLGITEGVLLAAMAYDRYVAISLPLRYNVIMSKSVCITLSVFCWLSGSVGGLLDTVFPLTLSFCGPNVIDHFFCEGTAILKLSCVDTFVTEMVMLSVGTYDLLIPSLLILISYVCIIIAILRIRSSGGRYKAFSTCASHLIVVTMFYSTAIYMYMKPTSKKSANVDKIVSVFYTVTPPMLNPMIYSLRNNDVKMALLQVIRRRVL from the coding sequence ATGGAGAAGTGGAATAGAAGCTCAGTCACTGAGTTTGTGCTGCTGGGACTAACTGCAGATCCCAATTTGCAGACTACCTTCTTTGTCTTATTCTTAGTAATGTATATTGTAACTCTCATTGGAAACATGATACTGATCACAGCCTGTATCACTGAGCCTAAGCTCCATACTCCAATGTATTTTTTTCTGGTCAACCTCTCTTTCTTAGATGTCTGCTATTCTTCGGTGATTGTCCCTAACATGCTGGCACAGTTTTTTCTTGTGAAGAAAACAATGAGCTTTTCCAGGTGTGCTGCCCAAATGTACTTCTTCTTTCTCCTGGGGATCACTGAAGGTGTGCTTCTAGCAGCCATGGCTTATGATCGTTATGTAGCCATCTCTTTACCATTGCGTTATAACGTTATTATGAGCAAGTCTGTTTGTATCACCTTGTCTGTGTTCTGCTGGCTCAGTGGTAGTGTGGGGGGGCTCCTTGACACTGTTTTCCCACTAACATTGTCTTTTTGTGGTCCGAATGTTATTGACCATTTCTTTTGTGAAGGCACAGCTATCTTAAAGCTGTCATGTGTAGATACCTTTGTTACAGAGATGGTCATGTTATCAGTTGGGACATATGATCTGCTTATCCCAAGCCTCCTCATTCTTATCTCCTACGTCTGCATCATCATTGCCATTCTGAGGATCCGCTCCTCCGGTGGCAGATACAAAGCCTTCTCCACTTGTGCCTCCCATCTGATTGTTGTCACCATGTTCTACAGTACCGCCATCTACATGTATATGAAACCAACATCAAAGAAGTCAGCTAATGTAGATAAAATAGTCTCTGTGTTTTACACTGTGACCCCCCCAATGTTGAACCCCATGATCTACAGTCTGAGAAACAATGATGTGAAAATGGCCCTGCTTCAAGTTATTCGGAGACGCGTTCTTTAA